One genomic window of Campylobacter curvus includes the following:
- a CDS encoding RrF2 family transcriptional regulator, which produces MLFTKASEYALLSLILISQKSSPVDVDTISNELKISKSFLAKILQNLAKEQILKSYKGANGGFALQADPQNISIKTIIECAEKREVSVFECSTSADGCPSAKASSCQIWLMFTGLQNKVDEMLDAIKLSDIIKK; this is translated from the coding sequence GTGCTTTTTACAAAGGCAAGCGAGTATGCTTTACTTTCGCTTATTTTAATATCCCAAAAATCATCTCCGGTAGATGTCGATACCATTTCAAACGAGCTTAAAATTTCAAAGAGTTTTTTGGCCAAGATCCTTCAAAATTTAGCCAAAGAGCAAATTTTAAAATCCTACAAAGGTGCAAACGGCGGCTTCGCACTGCAAGCCGATCCTCAAAACATAAGCATAAAAACCATAATAGAATGCGCCGAAAAGCGCGAAGTCAGCGTATTTGAGTGCTCGACTTCGGCTGATGGCTGTCCGTCCGCCAAGGCCTCGAGCTGTCAAATCTGGCTGATGTTTACGGGACTGCAAAACAAAGTCGACGAGATGCTTGACGCGATAAAATTAAGCGATATTATCAAGAAGTAG
- the rpsO gene encoding 30S ribosomal protein S15 gives MALDSAKKAEIVAKFARKEGDTGSPEVQIALLTARIAELTEHLKVFKKDFSSRLGLLKLVGQRKRLLKYLKNKDYTTYSKLIVELGIRDK, from the coding sequence ATGGCTTTGGATTCGGCTAAAAAAGCAGAAATCGTTGCGAAATTCGCTAGAAAAGAGGGAGATACAGGCTCTCCGGAGGTTCAGATCGCGCTTCTAACAGCACGTATAGCAGAACTCACCGAACACCTTAAGGTTTTCAAAAAAGACTTCTCTTCACGCCTTGGTCTTTTAAAATTAGTAGGTCAAAGAAAAAGACTTCTAAAATATCTCAAAAACAAAGACTACACTACATATTCTAAGCTCATCGTCGAGCTCGGCATAAGAGATAAATGA